A genomic segment from Roseibium algicola encodes:
- the minD gene encoding septum site-determining protein MinD, protein MSNATVVVVTSGKGGVGKTTTTAAIASALAKEGYQVCAIDFDVGLRNLDLIMGAERRVVFDLVNVVRGEASIKQALVRDKKLNNLYLLPASQTRDKDALTEEGVASVISELRMYFDWVICDSPAGIERGATLAMRHADEAIIVSNPEVSSVRDCDRIIGLLDAKTKIAEDGGRMPKHLMITRYDTERAKTGDMLATDDVVDILSVPLIGVVPESKDVLKASNVGLPITLSDENSPAAKAYTEAVRRLLGENIPVTIPEEKKGLFGKFFKGRAA, encoded by the coding sequence ATGAGCAACGCTACTGTCGTTGTGGTCACGTCAGGCAAGGGCGGCGTGGGCAAAACCACCACCACCGCAGCTATCGCCTCGGCGCTTGCCAAAGAAGGCTACCAGGTCTGCGCCATTGACTTCGACGTCGGGCTGCGCAACCTCGACCTGATCATGGGTGCGGAACGGCGGGTCGTGTTCGACCTCGTCAACGTGGTGCGCGGCGAAGCTTCGATCAAACAGGCGCTGGTGCGCGACAAGAAGCTGAACAACCTCTACCTGCTGCCGGCTTCCCAGACCCGGGACAAGGACGCATTGACCGAAGAGGGCGTTGCCAGCGTCATCAGCGAATTGCGGATGTATTTCGACTGGGTGATCTGCGACAGCCCTGCGGGCATCGAACGCGGCGCAACGCTGGCCATGCGCCATGCGGATGAGGCCATCATCGTGTCCAACCCGGAAGTGTCGTCCGTACGCGACTGCGACCGGATCATCGGCCTGCTCGACGCGAAGACCAAGATTGCCGAAGACGGTGGTCGGATGCCGAAGCACCTGATGATCACCCGTTACGACACCGAGCGTGCCAAGACCGGTGACATGCTGGCAACCGACGATGTCGTCGACATTCTCTCCGTGCCGCTCATCGGTGTCGTACCGGAAAGCAAGGACGTGCTGAAAGCGTCGAACGTCGGTCTGCCGATCACGCTGTCGGACGAAAATTCGCCTGCCGCAAAGGCCTATACCGAGGCCGTGCGCCGTCTGCTGGGTGAAAATATCCCGGTCACCATCCCTGAGGAAAAGAAGGGCCTGTTCGGCAAGTTCTTCAAGGGGAGGGCCGCATGA
- the minE gene encoding cell division topological specificity factor MinE, giving the protein MNILSLFGKRGESASVAKNRLQILLAHERADDGSDAVLISSLREDILAVVAKRVAIDPDSVRLEMDRTGDVTTLGIDIELPPAKAS; this is encoded by the coding sequence ATGAACATCCTGAGCCTCTTTGGCAAAAGAGGTGAAAGTGCCTCTGTTGCCAAGAACCGGCTGCAAATTCTGCTGGCGCACGAACGGGCCGACGACGGCTCCGACGCGGTCCTGATCTCAAGTCTGCGGGAAGACATCCTGGCCGTTGTGGCAAAGCGCGTTGCGATCGACCCGGACTCCGTCCGTCTCGAGATGGACAGGACCGGTGACGTCACCACGCTCGGCATCGATATCGAATTGCCGCCAGCGAAAGCCTCCTGA
- a CDS encoding diguanylate cyclase domain-containing protein translates to MRYEPVGHGSPPLQKAKGEAQAVEIRRLSKPFWITVIISAVSLMAFVSFLSWTLDRNSIRSSEHIFTAMLGDRSDHLADITLEYGYWNDAVENLVESFDMTWIRETFVDYMQEELQIDGIHLLDGNNQPKVHVVEGKVANTDLRVRYGPSMSVLIADARNTPQDEAPVPATGLVGNLETLYLASAVLLTSYTEDSDTSTDHVLVFARPINASVLADMAEKYHLPGLGLAQIPPAFWQAGYDIETVDRRHLGFFVWNPELAGFRMLPLLALGVLAVYLGMYLSARMFFHRATDTVRALAEAKHQADKVKELLANQVRSDPLTGLGNRRLLDEKLALLQDVKPLADGHALLYVDLDRFKEINDTYGHETGDLVLLHVAEALTGLVNADDTVVRLGGDEFVIVFGRARRERVLSASRAIVEQLSRPVNLDGATYTFGASVGVAFSHKPSELLRQADVALYSAKRRGRAQVAVYSSDLLDFRHVPIQSAAQPG, encoded by the coding sequence GTGCGATACGAGCCTGTCGGGCATGGTTCGCCGCCGCTTCAAAAGGCCAAGGGCGAAGCGCAAGCGGTAGAAATCCGCCGTCTGTCCAAGCCGTTCTGGATAACCGTGATCATCAGCGCGGTGAGCCTGATGGCGTTTGTGTCGTTCCTTTCCTGGACCCTTGACCGCAATTCCATCCGATCTTCAGAACATATTTTCACGGCCATGCTTGGCGATCGCTCCGATCATCTGGCGGACATCACGCTTGAGTACGGCTATTGGAACGACGCGGTCGAAAACCTTGTCGAATCCTTTGACATGACCTGGATACGGGAAACCTTTGTCGACTACATGCAGGAAGAACTGCAGATCGACGGGATCCACTTGCTGGATGGCAACAACCAGCCCAAGGTTCATGTGGTGGAAGGCAAGGTCGCCAACACGGACTTGCGGGTTCGCTATGGGCCTTCGATGAGCGTTCTGATTGCCGATGCCCGAAATACGCCGCAGGATGAGGCGCCGGTTCCGGCAACAGGTCTGGTTGGGAACCTTGAGACGCTTTACCTCGCCAGCGCTGTTTTGCTGACGTCCTACACGGAGGACAGCGACACCAGTACCGATCATGTGCTGGTCTTCGCACGGCCTATCAATGCCTCAGTCCTGGCGGATATGGCGGAGAAATATCACTTGCCCGGTCTTGGGTTGGCGCAAATACCCCCGGCCTTCTGGCAGGCTGGATACGACATTGAGACCGTGGACAGGCGGCACCTCGGGTTTTTCGTTTGGAACCCGGAACTGGCCGGATTTCGGATGTTGCCTCTTCTGGCCCTTGGGGTGCTGGCGGTCTATCTCGGCATGTACTTGTCAGCGCGCATGTTCTTCCACCGTGCAACAGATACGGTCCGGGCGCTTGCGGAAGCCAAACACCAGGCGGACAAGGTCAAGGAACTACTGGCCAATCAGGTCAGGAGCGACCCTCTGACGGGGCTGGGCAACAGGCGATTGCTGGATGAAAAGCTGGCGCTCCTGCAGGACGTCAAACCGTTGGCGGACGGTCACGCGCTGCTCTATGTCGACCTTGATCGATTCAAGGAAATAAACGACACCTACGGCCATGAAACAGGGGATCTGGTGCTTTTGCATGTCGCGGAAGCTTTGACCGGCCTTGTCAATGCGGACGACACGGTGGTTCGGCTGGGCGGGGATGAGTTCGTCATTGTGTTCGGCAGGGCACGGCGCGAGCGGGTGCTTTCGGCAAGCCGGGCGATCGTGGAACAGCTCAGCCGGCCGGTGAATCTGGACGGTGCCACCTATACCTTCGGAGCCAGTGTCGGCGTCGCTTTTTCGCACAAGCCTTCGGAACTGCTTCGCCAGGCGGATGTTGCACTTTATTCGGCGAAACGGCGGGGCAGGGCACAGGTCGCGGTCTATTCTTCCGACCTGCTGGATTTCCGGCATGTCCCTATTCAGTCGGCAGCTCAGCCGGGCTGA
- a CDS encoding peptide chain release factor 3: MTGLNGTAPYQSRRTFAIISHPDAGKTTLTEKLLLSGGAIRAAGQVRARGERRRARSDWMKIEQERGISVSSSVMTFERKGIVYNLLDTPGHEDFSEDTYRTLTAVDAAIMVIDAAKGIETQTRKLFEVCRLRDIPIITFVNKIDREGRHALEILDEVQEALALDVSPQTWPVGMGSDFFGVYDWQQKKFHTSDGERGGAFTQTKDVSGLDDEVLTGTVFDRIMDELTENVELGAEGYAEFDKESFLEGHLTPVFFGSALRDYGIEEVLDFIADFAPPPHSQPATGGRTIMPQEDKVTGFVFKVQANMDPKHRDRIAFVRLCSGTFKRGMKLKHVRADKQIAVSAPIFFFAEEREIADLAYPGDVIGVPNHGQLRVGDTLTEGENIHVTGLPAFAPEILRRVRLSDTMRVKQMRQGLQDLAEEGLVQIFKPDLGSNWIVGVVGALQLDVVVDRLKAEYGTEIGFEAVPYTTARWIETDSQTLQKMLEGHRMSIANDRDDKPVFLFKNAWEIGHVTEKFPDVKFRETREIVYEA; this comes from the coding sequence ATGACTGGCCTAAACGGCACGGCGCCTTATCAGTCCCGGCGCACCTTTGCGATCATTTCACACCCGGATGCCGGTAAGACGACCCTGACCGAAAAGCTGCTGCTTTCAGGCGGCGCGATCCGGGCGGCGGGCCAAGTGCGCGCCCGCGGCGAACGCCGCCGTGCAAGGTCCGACTGGATGAAGATCGAGCAGGAACGCGGCATTTCCGTCTCGTCTTCCGTCATGACCTTCGAGCGCAAGGGCATCGTCTACAATCTGCTCGACACGCCTGGCCACGAGGACTTCTCCGAAGATACTTATCGCACGCTGACCGCCGTCGATGCGGCCATCATGGTGATCGACGCTGCAAAGGGTATCGAAACCCAGACACGCAAGCTGTTCGAAGTCTGCCGCCTGCGCGACATCCCGATCATCACTTTCGTCAACAAGATCGATCGTGAAGGCCGGCATGCGCTGGAGATTCTGGACGAGGTACAGGAGGCACTGGCTCTCGACGTCTCTCCGCAGACATGGCCCGTCGGGATGGGCTCGGACTTCTTCGGTGTCTATGACTGGCAGCAGAAGAAATTCCACACGTCCGACGGCGAGCGCGGTGGTGCCTTTACCCAGACCAAGGACGTTTCCGGTCTTGATGACGAGGTCCTGACCGGCACCGTGTTCGACCGGATCATGGATGAATTGACCGAGAACGTCGAACTGGGCGCCGAAGGCTACGCCGAATTCGACAAGGAAAGCTTCCTGGAAGGGCACCTGACGCCGGTTTTCTTCGGCTCGGCGCTGCGTGACTACGGCATCGAGGAAGTGCTCGATTTTATCGCCGACTTCGCCCCGCCGCCGCATTCGCAGCCGGCGACAGGCGGGCGCACAATCATGCCGCAGGAAGACAAGGTCACCGGCTTCGTCTTCAAAGTGCAGGCAAACATGGACCCCAAGCACCGCGACCGCATTGCCTTCGTGCGCCTGTGCTCCGGCACCTTCAAGCGCGGCATGAAGCTGAAGCATGTTCGCGCCGACAAGCAGATTGCCGTCTCCGCACCGATCTTCTTCTTTGCCGAGGAACGGGAAATCGCCGACCTTGCCTATCCGGGCGACGTCATCGGTGTTCCCAACCATGGCCAGTTGCGTGTTGGCGACACCCTGACCGAAGGCGAGAACATCCACGTCACCGGCCTGCCGGCCTTCGCACCGGAAATCCTGCGCCGCGTACGCCTGTCCGACACCATGCGCGTCAAACAGATGCGCCAGGGCCTTCAGGACTTGGCCGAAGAAGGCCTTGTTCAGATCTTCAAACCGGATCTCGGCTCCAACTGGATCGTCGGCGTGGTCGGCGCACTGCAGCTTGATGTCGTGGTGGATCGGCTGAAGGCGGAGTATGGCACTGAAATCGGCTTCGAAGCCGTGCCCTATACCACGGCCCGCTGGATCGAAACAGACAGCCAGACCCTGCAGAAGATGCTGGAAGGCCACCGCATGTCGATCGCCAACGACCGTGACGACAAGCCGGTGTTCCTGTTCAAGAACGCCTGGGAGATCGGTCACGTAACCGAAAAATTCCCGGACGTGAAATTCCGCGAAACGCGCGAGATCGTCTACGAGGCGTAA
- a CDS encoding DUF2585 domain-containing protein yields the protein MSRSKCLIVGLVMIAATAAILLAMGRIPICDCGYVLLWTPASDVAGSSQHIADWYTPSHIIHGFLFYLFLWLFFRRSSVGERALGAIFIEAAWEIVENSPWIIDRYREETIAVGYTGDSVLNSVFDILWMLAGFFFAWRMPVWVTILVGIAFELLALWVIKDNLTLNVLMLVYPVEAIKVWQGG from the coding sequence ATGAGCCGAAGCAAATGTCTGATCGTCGGCCTGGTGATGATTGCCGCCACAGCGGCCATTCTCCTGGCCATGGGGCGGATCCCGATCTGTGATTGCGGCTATGTCCTGTTGTGGACACCGGCCAGCGATGTCGCCGGTTCCTCGCAACATATAGCCGACTGGTACACGCCCTCGCATATCATCCACGGCTTCCTGTTCTATTTGTTCCTGTGGCTATTTTTCAGACGCAGTTCCGTCGGTGAGCGCGCGCTCGGTGCGATCTTCATCGAAGCAGCCTGGGAAATCGTCGAAAACAGCCCCTGGATCATCGACCGGTACCGCGAAGAGACCATTGCCGTTGGTTACACCGGTGACAGTGTCCTGAATTCGGTCTTCGATATTCTCTGGATGCTCGCCGGCTTCTTCTTTGCCTGGCGCATGCCGGTCTGGGTCACGATCCTGGTCGGGATTGCCTTCGAACTGCTTGCGCTCTGGGTGATAAAGGACAATCTGACGCTGAACGTTCTGATGCTGGTCTACCCGGTCGAGGCGATCAAGGTCTGGCAAGGCGGGTAG
- a CDS encoding GntR family transcriptional regulator, giving the protein MLEAPKQKTITTQAMEQIRQLIFDGELAAGSDHLESELADRLGMSRTPVREATLMLAQQGLLEVRPRKGVRIATLSLKDMEEIYAILTELESLAAEEAAEKGYSEMDLADLKQAIEAMEDALEREDREAWAIADDAFHTELVRLGGNSRVQSIVSMMSNQVRRARAMTLYIRPLPVKSNEDHRAVFDAIRKGDAQAARQRHHLHRQDAREVLIELLKKHKLFQL; this is encoded by the coding sequence GTGCTTGAGGCTCCGAAACAAAAGACCATCACCACCCAGGCCATGGAACAGATCCGCCAGCTCATTTTCGACGGTGAACTGGCGGCAGGCTCCGATCATCTCGAAAGCGAACTTGCCGACCGGCTTGGCATGTCCCGCACACCGGTGCGCGAGGCAACCTTGATGCTGGCCCAGCAAGGCCTTCTGGAGGTGCGACCACGCAAGGGTGTCCGCATCGCCACCTTGTCGTTGAAGGACATGGAGGAAATCTACGCCATCCTGACCGAACTGGAGAGTCTTGCTGCCGAAGAAGCCGCTGAAAAAGGCTATTCGGAAATGGATCTTGCGGATCTCAAGCAGGCGATCGAGGCCATGGAAGATGCATTGGAGCGTGAGGACCGGGAAGCCTGGGCGATAGCCGATGATGCCTTCCACACGGAGCTTGTCCGCCTCGGTGGAAATTCGCGTGTCCAGTCCATCGTCTCGATGATGTCCAATCAGGTACGCCGGGCACGCGCCATGACGCTTTACATTCGCCCGCTGCCGGTCAAGTCCAACGAAGACCACCGGGCGGTCTTCGACGCAATCCGCAAGGGTGACGCCCAGGCGGCACGCCAGCGCCACCATCTTCATCGCCAGGATGCCCGCGAGGTGCTGATCGAGCTCCTGAAAAAGCACAAGCTGTTTCAGCTCTGA
- a CDS encoding Gfo/Idh/MocA family protein — protein MNDGSAKDLGVSDTLRVACLGAGYFAQFHYDAWRRVERVRLVGSCDQDPAKAKATGLTAFSDLECMLKMAKPDLLDIITPPPTHFSAIELAIRKGVKTIICQKPFCTSLEEARKATKLAEEAGVIIVIHENFRFQPWYRTIRQALERQLLGDLLQVTFRLRTGDGQGPKAYLDRQPYFQEMPRLLIHETGVHWIDTFRYLIGEPEAVYADLRRLNPAIKGEDAGYFIFDYSNGVRALFDGNRLLDHAAENCRTTLGEALLEGTRGTLTLKGDGSVRLRHFGDKDETLLLAAQDWPGFGGDCVKNLISHVVDGLLDGKPLENEARSYLKVIAIEQAIYESDRKGQKIREFDCA, from the coding sequence ATGAACGACGGCTCTGCAAAAGACCTGGGCGTCTCGGACACGTTACGCGTTGCCTGTCTTGGAGCGGGCTACTTTGCCCAGTTTCACTACGATGCCTGGCGCAGGGTCGAACGGGTTCGGCTGGTCGGTTCCTGTGATCAGGATCCCGCGAAGGCGAAGGCCACTGGACTGACTGCCTTCAGTGATCTGGAGTGCATGCTGAAGATGGCGAAACCCGACCTGCTGGACATCATCACGCCGCCGCCGACGCATTTCAGCGCCATTGAGCTTGCCATCCGGAAGGGGGTGAAGACGATCATCTGTCAGAAACCGTTCTGTACCTCGCTCGAGGAAGCCCGGAAGGCAACGAAGCTGGCAGAAGAAGCCGGCGTGATCATCGTCATCCATGAAAACTTCCGATTCCAGCCCTGGTACCGGACAATCCGACAGGCTCTGGAACGGCAACTGCTTGGCGATTTGCTGCAGGTAACTTTCCGGCTACGCACAGGGGACGGGCAGGGGCCGAAGGCCTACCTGGACCGGCAGCCGTATTTTCAGGAAATGCCCAGGTTGCTGATCCATGAAACCGGCGTTCACTGGATCGACACGTTTCGCTACCTGATCGGCGAGCCCGAGGCGGTCTATGCGGATCTTCGCAGGCTCAACCCGGCCATCAAGGGAGAGGACGCCGGCTATTTCATTTTCGACTATTCAAACGGGGTGAGAGCGCTCTTCGACGGCAACAGGCTTCTGGACCACGCCGCCGAAAATTGCAGAACCACACTTGGTGAAGCTCTGTTGGAGGGCACTCGGGGAACGCTGACATTGAAAGGCGACGGCTCGGTGCGCTTGCGTCATTTCGGCGACAAGGACGAAACTCTTCTGCTGGCGGCACAGGATTGGCCTGGCTTTGGCGGCGATTGCGTCAAGAATCTGATAAGCCATGTTGTAGACGGTCTCCTGGATGGAAAGCCGCTGGAAAACGAGGCGCGGAGCTACCTGAAGGTGATTGCAATCGAACAGGCCATCTATGAGTCGGACCGCAAGGGGCAGAAAATCCGGGAGTTTGACTGTGCTTGA
- a CDS encoding TRAP transporter substrate-binding protein has translation MLDKKSLSRLLMSAAILTMGMSGAQAVETLRFSHTDNPGGSRQQAAELFAEKVAEYTDGRYEVQIFPSGSLANDPKAIELLQLGGIDFTVSATGSYATHMPTLNLTAMPFLVDTYEQGWELYDNSEWLQGEFAKLPEKGFRVLSTWEAGFRSFTTNEPLNSPEDAKSMKMRVFPNDMIRWSMEAIGFQTVVMPITDVYISIQQGIVNGQENPVDTIKSLRFYEVAPYITLTRHVYSPLPLTVAEKTWQSFSDEDKEAVMKAAADSAAFSRNLVKSSVESQLTEMQESGATVSVPDIAPFREAVQSVYAKAKDVYGEEAVDQILSDAAAIREKLPAQN, from the coding sequence ATGCTTGACAAGAAATCCTTGAGCCGCCTGCTGATGAGCGCGGCAATTCTCACAATGGGCATGAGCGGCGCGCAGGCTGTCGAAACCTTGCGATTCAGCCATACGGACAACCCTGGCGGATCCCGTCAGCAGGCTGCAGAACTGTTTGCGGAGAAGGTCGCGGAATATACGGACGGCCGTTACGAAGTTCAGATCTTCCCGTCCGGATCGCTCGCAAACGATCCGAAAGCCATTGAACTGCTGCAGCTTGGCGGCATCGACTTCACGGTTTCGGCCACGGGCAGCTACGCCACGCACATGCCGACGCTGAACCTCACTGCCATGCCCTTCCTCGTCGACACCTACGAGCAGGGTTGGGAACTCTATGACAATTCCGAATGGCTGCAGGGAGAATTCGCCAAGCTGCCGGAAAAGGGTTTCCGGGTACTGTCGACTTGGGAAGCCGGGTTCCGCAGCTTCACCACCAACGAACCGCTGAATTCGCCAGAAGACGCCAAGTCCATGAAAATGCGCGTCTTCCCGAACGACATGATCCGCTGGTCGATGGAAGCCATCGGTTTCCAGACGGTCGTGATGCCGATTACCGACGTCTACATTTCCATTCAGCAGGGCATCGTCAACGGCCAGGAGAACCCGGTCGACACCATCAAGTCACTGCGGTTCTATGAAGTTGCGCCCTACATCACGCTGACACGCCACGTCTACAGCCCTCTGCCCCTGACGGTCGCCGAAAAGACCTGGCAGTCCTTTTCCGACGAAGACAAGGAAGCCGTGATGAAAGCTGCAGCCGATTCCGCAGCCTTCAGCCGAAACCTCGTCAAGAGTTCGGTCGAAAGCCAACTCACGGAAATGCAGGAATCCGGCGCCACGGTCAGCGTTCCCGATATCGCGCCGTTCCGCGAGGCTGTGCAGTCGGTCTACGCAAAGGCCAAGGATGTCTACGGCGAGGAAGCCGTCGACCAGATCCTGTCAGATGCGGCAGCGATCCGCGAAAAACTCCCGGCCCAGAACTGA
- a CDS encoding TRAP transporter small permease, giving the protein MDYRDHYPAALRWLSHLVDICLALGGFSIVTLVFCNAWLRGFAGFDLAWSLEVTSFLLLWSTFIGCAAAVARGAHMRVTEVVEKLVPLTGQRVLSIAIDVIIVVLLLSLIYTGVNISIHTWAQKTTVLYWPAGLLYASMPAGMTLTLIFHLFNMVYDLKNPVVPHAAHSDGGEALS; this is encoded by the coding sequence TTGGATTACCGAGATCACTATCCGGCTGCGCTTCGCTGGCTCAGCCACCTGGTCGATATATGCCTGGCGCTCGGCGGCTTTTCGATCGTCACCCTGGTGTTCTGCAACGCCTGGCTTCGCGGCTTCGCCGGCTTCGACCTCGCATGGTCGCTGGAAGTGACCAGCTTCCTGCTGCTCTGGAGCACCTTCATCGGCTGTGCGGCAGCGGTTGCCCGGGGCGCGCACATGCGCGTTACCGAAGTTGTCGAGAAACTGGTGCCGCTGACGGGTCAACGTGTCTTGTCGATCGCAATCGACGTGATCATTGTCGTCCTGCTGCTCAGCCTGATCTACACCGGTGTCAATATCTCGATCCATACCTGGGCACAGAAGACAACGGTTCTCTACTGGCCTGCCGGTCTGCTCTACGCGTCCATGCCAGCCGGCATGACACTGACCCTGATCTTCCATCTCTTCAACATGGTCTACGACCTCAAAAATCCTGTCGTTCCTCATGCAGCGCACTCAGATGGCGGCGAGGCCCTCTCATGA
- a CDS encoding TRAP transporter large permease, with product MILIFVVVVFLTSVFIGIPLVWAILITAVLPIIVFDLGYPLQALFLNFIGGVEPNHFLAIPLFIVAGEMMSRGGVGLRIIGFARAAFGFMAGGLGMVVVGASMIFGGISGSAIADSAAIGSVMIKNMSREGYNTAFAAGLVAAAGTIGIIIPPSIPMLIYGFVGNVSVADLFLGGMVPGILFGALFMAVCYYVGKTTKCDPGGRTTTFKELTSSFIGTAPALFMPIVILGGIFTGWVTPTEAAALAVVYGLFVTTVVYRDFKLRDLPRLLIDSFVTSAVVMVVIGATTVLGWLITLEQMPQILVGFVQTFSTGPWMFLLLVNVVLLVLGLVLDPVPAILLTAPLFLPTAQAFGVDPVHLGVIMTCNVAVGLFTPPVGATLYVASRISGVGVLSIARNMAPLYIAAIAALLAVTYIPFLSMGMVNLFR from the coding sequence ATGATCCTGATCTTCGTTGTTGTGGTCTTCCTGACCTCCGTTTTCATCGGCATTCCGCTGGTCTGGGCAATTCTGATTACCGCTGTCCTGCCGATCATCGTCTTTGATCTCGGCTATCCCTTGCAGGCGCTGTTCCTGAATTTTATCGGCGGGGTGGAGCCGAACCACTTCCTTGCGATCCCGCTCTTTATCGTCGCCGGGGAAATGATGAGCCGAGGTGGTGTCGGCCTGCGCATCATCGGCTTTGCAAGGGCTGCCTTCGGCTTCATGGCAGGCGGGCTCGGCATGGTCGTCGTCGGCGCCTCCATGATTTTCGGCGGCATTTCGGGTTCGGCCATTGCCGACAGTGCAGCCATCGGTTCGGTCATGATCAAGAACATGTCCCGCGAGGGCTACAACACCGCCTTCGCCGCCGGTCTGGTGGCGGCAGCCGGGACGATCGGCATCATCATCCCACCATCCATTCCGATGCTGATCTACGGCTTTGTCGGCAACGTTTCGGTTGCCGATCTCTTTCTCGGCGGCATGGTTCCCGGCATTCTGTTCGGCGCCCTGTTCATGGCGGTTTGTTACTATGTCGGCAAGACCACCAAGTGCGACCCCGGTGGGCGCACCACGACCTTCAAGGAATTGACCAGTTCCTTCATCGGTACCGCCCCTGCCCTGTTCATGCCGATCGTGATCCTCGGCGGCATTTTCACCGGCTGGGTAACCCCTACGGAAGCCGCGGCCCTTGCCGTCGTCTACGGCCTGTTCGTGACAACTGTTGTCTACCGGGACTTCAAACTCCGCGATCTGCCGCGTCTTCTTATCGACAGCTTTGTCACCAGCGCGGTGGTGATGGTCGTGATCGGTGCAACGACAGTCCTTGGCTGGCTGATCACGCTTGAACAGATGCCCCAGATCCTGGTTGGTTTCGTGCAGACGTTTTCAACCGGACCCTGGATGTTTCTGTTGCTGGTCAATGTCGTGCTGCTGGTCCTCGGTCTCGTTCTCGATCCGGTTCCTGCAATCCTGTTGACGGCACCGCTGTTCCTGCCGACCGCGCAAGCCTTCGGTGTCGACCCGGTCCATCTGGGTGTGATCATGACCTGCAATGTGGCCGTCGGCCTGTTCACACCTCCGGTTGGCGCAACACTTTATGTTGCCTCGCGGATATCCGGCGTCGGTGTTTTGTCGATCGCCCGCAACATGGCACCGCTCTACATAGCCGCAATCGCCGCCCTGCTCGCCGTGACTTACATACCCTTCCTTTCGATGGGTATGGTGAACCTGTTCCGCTGA
- a CDS encoding putative quinol monooxygenase, with translation MYAVTVVFQIKVEAVEDFLPLMIANAEASLKDEPGCRQFDVCTDPDRPGDVFLYELYDDADAFQAHLQTPHFKSFDAKVAGMIAQKTVRTYAKVAS, from the coding sequence ATGTATGCCGTAACGGTGGTGTTTCAGATCAAAGTCGAGGCGGTGGAGGATTTTCTGCCGCTCATGATCGCAAACGCCGAAGCGTCCCTGAAGGACGAACCCGGATGCAGGCAATTCGACGTCTGCACCGACCCTGATCGCCCCGGCGATGTGTTTCTCTATGAACTTTATGACGACGCCGACGCCTTTCAGGCGCATCTGCAAACCCCTCACTTCAAGTCGTTCGATGCAAAGGTTGCCGGAATGATCGCGCAGAAAACGGTCCGAACCTACGCGAAGGTGGCCTCATGA
- a CDS encoding N-acyl homoserine lactonase family protein, whose amino-acid sequence MSPWQVFALKYADRNARTRKDSFLFDDNHDQPHEMDYFIWVLRRQDEIILVDTGYDGEEGTRRGRPVRLNPVEALAPLGIEPEAVTTIIVTHLHYDHAGGLKHFSNATIHLQAAEMAFATGPCMCQGAMKAPYTADHVCEAVQRLYSGRVIFHEGDGEVREGLTVHRIGGHSKGLQAVRVLTEAGWMCLASDAAHYYENFLDAKPFPIVVDMQDMLDGFGTIQHLASSIDLVVPGHDPLVRTLFPQHGPDHIFRLDRGPLKGIRS is encoded by the coding sequence ATGAGCCCCTGGCAGGTTTTCGCGCTCAAATATGCCGACAGGAATGCGCGCACGCGCAAGGACAGTTTCCTGTTCGACGACAACCACGACCAGCCACACGAGATGGATTACTTCATCTGGGTGCTGCGGCGACAGGACGAGATCATCCTGGTCGACACAGGTTACGACGGCGAGGAAGGTACGCGGCGCGGCCGTCCTGTCCGGCTCAATCCGGTAGAGGCCCTGGCCCCTCTCGGCATTGAACCTGAGGCTGTGACGACCATCATCGTCACCCATCTGCATTATGACCACGCGGGCGGCTTGAAGCATTTTTCCAATGCCACCATCCATCTGCAGGCAGCGGAAATGGCTTTCGCCACAGGTCCCTGCATGTGCCAGGGCGCGATGAAGGCTCCCTACACCGCGGACCATGTCTGTGAAGCTGTGCAAAGGCTCTACTCTGGCCGGGTAATCTTTCATGAAGGAGATGGCGAAGTCCGGGAAGGACTTACAGTTCATCGCATTGGCGGGCACAGCAAGGGATTGCAGGCGGTTCGTGTACTGACAGAAGCCGGCTGGATGTGCCTGGCTTCCGACGCAGCGCACTACTACGAGAATTTCCTGGACGCCAAACCGTTCCCGATCGTGGTCGACATGCAGGACATGCTGGATGGTTTTGGAACCATTCAGCACCTTGCCAGCTCGATAGACCTTGTTGTGCCGGGACATGACCCCCTGGTACGAACGCTCTTTCCGCAACACGGCCCGGATCACATCTTCCGTCTCGACCGTGGTCCGCTCAAGGGGATCCGCTCATGA